From Hypanus sabinus isolate sHypSab1 chromosome 9, sHypSab1.hap1, whole genome shotgun sequence:
TTCATTCCAAGGGGACAATGAATTTATTTTGCCCACTTTGACTCTTGGACCATAGTGTGCACAGCTTTTACTGCTGCAGGAAGGCTATAGAGAAAATGTATAAATGTGACACCAGAACAGTTGGAGAAGCCTAAAaaaagagatttttaaaaaaattgctgatgggtaacacacacaaaatgctggaggaaatcagcaggtcaggcaatatctatagaaatgaatcagcagtcaacgtttctggccaaaacgctttgtcaggactggaaaggaagggggaagaagccagtatGAAAAGgtagagggaagggaaggaggacaagcctgaaggtgacaggtgaagccaggtgggtggaatgaaatgagaagttgggaggtgacaggtggaaaagacAAACGgctgtaaaagcaggaatgtgataggagaggagagtggaccatgggagaaagggaaggaagggggcAGCAGTGGGGAGTGGTGTTGGGCAGGTGAAGAGAGGAGGTAAGAAGCCAGAGTTGGGAATAgacattaggttggaggctacctggatagAATATGAGGTACTtccccaccctgagggtggcctccaaCCAAATCATTAAGAGTGGTAATACATTTGACAGGGTAAATGTCCAGAACTTGAGGTTATAGTCACTAAGGGCCTGACTGTATGTGTGGCTGGTGGAAAGGGGCATATTTTGCTGCTGTCTCGTCGTTGCTTGTATGTTggctgtgtgctgttctgctgaacattgtggacatcagaatgtgtggtgacacttgcgggctgcccccagcacatctttggctTGTGTTGGCTATTAACACATGTAAATGCAATATGTAAATTTGAATCTGAACCTCTgtcgacctctgctttaaatatgccgaatgacttggcctccattatGGATTCTAGTCTTCTCCACAACACTCATTCTCATGTCGTTATCACTAAACGACTGGATTCTGCTGCTAGAGACATATGGAATAGGGTTTGTAaattgtgggaatgctatgttgtTGCTGAaatatggtgacacttgcaggctacccGCAGCACATCCTTatgatgtgttggttgttaactcaaATGATGCAcatcactgtatatttcaaagtacatgtgataaataaatctgaatctaagtTTGCTCTGACTGATGAAGCTCAATGTGGTCTTCGGCCCACTCCTCCTCCTGTATCTTTTTCTGTTCCCCCACTCTCCCACTGATCACAGAAGCATTGAGTACTGGAGATCCTCTGTTGgttggggtcgaccatggatgctgagtcctagctgtctacattgTATACAATAGCCAGGACAGTACGACAAGGGGACCAATCTTTtgccatgcagcaggctcccccctccccccaccacacacacacaaccgaTGAATCTAAAAGAATggcagagactaatacagtttggcATTAGCAGGAGttgcagtcagcattgaactcaatgtaggactgccttagggactccagctccggatttttcatCAGGGTTTcccccgaagcctttcccatgagtgggtatagccacaaggcagcagaattTTGAGATCGGTGTTTGCCTTCTCTCagctgagctgccaaccacagctgctgagctccatctgcccagagtgactggttttaaggtgctagtaacccacctttgccccttctcctgtaagTAGAAACCGTTCCGTTGGGTTTAGTATCTAAGCCACAGGTGAATGCCAGGAGATGAATTtgattgtcagaggttatttgagacaccctacattgggagcatttaataagtagtgggagcttattcccCACTACCCTTCCCCCCACCTATGATAACCTGTCCTCTGCTAACCCCACTgtcccccagctataacaacctcatAACGCTGAAAGAGCTGGAAAGAGGCCTGGCAATATGGAGAGAAATGCTTAATTTCAGAAACTTTACCTCAGGACTGCATGTCAAAGCTGCCCTATTACATCGATTTTATGACAGGCGGAATCTATCtcaagtgataaataaatctaacctAAAGAGTGTAAAGGGGAATTCTTTGCTCGGAGAGGGCTTCTGGTGTAGAATCCTCTCAGACTGAATGAAGCAATTGAGATTTGAGTGGAAGCTGATTCTGTACCCAGAAGGAGGAAACAGGAATAAGGTGGTGTTGGATGAAGATGTACCTGGAGAGGTTTTCTGCTGTGAGTTCTGTGGTTCAGTGCAGCACTCTGCAGGAGACCCCTCAGGTACACGGAGGTCACCTTTGAGAGTCATGTCCAATCTGGAAGAATCCCCCGTGAAATCCTTGGAGCTGGTGATGGTTGAGTTCCTGCCCACGAATTGAGTGGAGGTGTTTGAGAAACTACTCTGGGGATACAGCAGCGAGGATTCCCTGCCAGACGATGTGGGGGAGTCAGTGGAGCAGCCACTCTGCTCTTTTTCCTTGCCTGGTGGGGTTTCTGCTGTGCTGGGGACAGCAGGGGCTGGCTCGTCCACAGTCTTCTCACACTGGGTGGTGGCTGGGACGAGGGCCAGGTCTGAGGTCTGGAACTGCTTTATCCACTGCAAGTCTGCAGACGATGAGGAGGATGAGGTGGAGCTCATGGCATCTGACCCGAGAACATGGGGTGATGTGGCCTCTTCTTTGCTGTCCTCCTCCTCGTGGCTATCCTCAAACTCGCGATGGAGCATGATGTCACATCCGATGTGGGAACCAATGAGCAGTACGCTCCTGTTCTTCTCTGAGCTATGCCACATTCTGGAAACAGGTGGGATGGAGATGCCAGGATTATGCCAAAATAAGGACAGGGGCCTAAAGTTGTTGAACCTTACCCTAAAAGTTTGATCATTACCACCATCATTGTTATCACTGCTGCTCGATAAGCCAGATTCTCCTTCTTCGCTGCTGAAGTGAAAACAAGACAGAAAGAGAGATATGTCTTTAGAAAGAACCTTTCCTCAACAAATGCATTTATCCAGTCAATTATGGAGTCACCGTCGCAGGAAACACAGCAGCTAAATCTTTCAAAAGAAACACCCTGGGGGCAGCATGGAAGTATGGCGGTTAGCATAACCCTATTACCATAAAACCATTagatatcagagcagaattaggccacttgacccatcaagtctgctccacccttccaccattgctgatttattatcccactcaacccagtTCTCCTCCCTTCTTTCCATAACCTCTGAAGCCCCTACTAATGAGGAATGTAACAACCCCTGCTTTaggtatgcccaatgacttggcctccacctccactctgtctaggcttttcaatatctgatcaatttcaatgagattccaacacctcccccccccccacccccaaccaacCCATTCTTCTTACAGTGCCTGCCGGGTTCAATTAGCAGATACTTAGATATTTAGCCAGATAATTCAATATGCAGGTATTATGTATTCAGTCCTAAACACAACagctactgcagatgctggaaataaagaaaaacactcacagtgctggaagaactcagcaggtcagcagcaccTATCATGAATAACAGTAataatagtcaatgttttgggccaaggctctTTGTCACGACTGGAAACAAAGGGGGACAGAAAGTTGAATAAAAAGGCGGGGAAAAGgaggtgttgtgtatttaatatttgaataatattgcaaATATGTATTGTTTAATTATGCATTCTTTGTTAGTTTACTTAATTCATTATGGGTAATAGGTAAGAAGTACattacgtgaatggcatacaccACATCATAAGTACACATCTCACTAAAGCAAAAATGAAGCAGACACATtttaacagtggtgatgagtaagttttaaaatgaGCCTGAGATGACTGCATGCCTATTGTAGCACAGCACATGTTTTCTTCTGAGGAGCAAGAGATGtttgagttttttaaaaaagcacagcaTGTGTTTCTTCAGAAGTGGGCAGAAATGATCGagttaaaaaggcagaaaatagatGTAATTCATGGTatcaggtgataataataataaattttctaaaaaagcagaaatggctggctacatcggaaAGGTTGATGCAttcgattgcacaacagataactgggtgATGTATACTGAGTaaactgagcagtattttgaagcaaatgagatAGCCAATGAACAGTGAGTGCCAGttctgctgagtgcattgggtggaaaagcatataatttgctcagaagtttgactgctccaaccaagccAATcagaatgagctttgctgatattgtgaaataaATGCAGGAATGTTTAGATCTGaaatcattgttgattgcagaacggtTTAGGTTTTATAAAAAGAATCATAAGTATATGTAGCTGAATTttagaaattgtctgagcattgtcagttcagtgatgggcttaatgatgcactaggAGATCGTTTAGTTGGTGTAatattacaagaaagcattcaaaaacagctcctaactgaagcacaatttacagttaaaagagcagttgaaattgctggaacaatggaaacagcagacagagacgcAATTGAGTTACAGACATGAATGAAAgcgagcatgaacaaaattacaatgtctaaacagaaactggcctggccaaacaaattgttacCGTGTGGCAGGGGCTGACATACCCcaaaccaatgcagatttaaaaggAAAACTTACAGAAAGTACAACAAAGTAGGATACATACAAacagcatgtcagacagacaaaacaaatgaaaaagataaaaagtcaagttgccagttttaaaaagagttctaatctacatgctgttgatgaaagtTATGAtagtga
This genomic window contains:
- the LOC132398967 gene encoding PDZ domain-containing protein 9-like; its protein translation is MGDEEIVDKLFKLLCFADPVTDVKENPDHNLGSSYKTFIKRGAKGLGLVLIKNGSFLQILRVIESGPGDSETNLKPGDILVKIGNTNVLGYKLRELRQLVGKIPIGTQLQVVVYRNYKEIPDNWKSEAGADSSEEGESGLSSSSDNNDGGNDQTFRVRFNNFRPLSLFWHNPGISIPPVSRMWHSSEKNRSVLLIGSHIGCDIMLHREFEDSHEEEDSKEEATSPHVLGSDAMSSTSSSSSSADLQWIKQFQTSDLALVPATTQCEKTVDEPAPAVPSTAETPPGKEKEQSGCSTDSPTSSGRESSLLYPQSSFSNTSTQFVGRNSTITSSKDFTGDSSRLDMTLKGDLRVPEGSPAECCTEPQNSQQKTSPAACRTRDQFKAALFYKKNYM